One genomic segment of Gemmatimonadaceae bacterium includes these proteins:
- a CDS encoding ABC transporter permease, whose product MDTRHSSGLTVVRRVLTSAQLALTSTLGVGTLLLVRTLHNLTAADTGLDFRGVASFWQSHRVHRSRVDDDVLARRMLAALDALPGVRAAVGPPDLDQAGAKARVGPRGAPPDQRVEARVVPVTADWFDIFRVAAAHGRLLTVRDWKDGPPYDVVLTASLARKLFGTDDAADRTLDGVFGRPALRVVGILRNLAGNHAPDTPKDIAFVTYDYPPAGSDGFSVVLRASHPDAALRAQVRNALAQIFPDQTIEQPMLLSAAGAHRDQRTLSGMVRSSPTT is encoded by the coding sequence GTGGACACCCGGCACAGTTCAGGCCTAACGGTCGTTCGGCGGGTCCTGACGTCCGCGCAGCTGGCTCTCACCTCGACGTTAGGCGTCGGCACGCTGCTGCTCGTGCGAACCCTGCACAACCTGACTGCGGCCGATACGGGCCTCGACTTCCGCGGCGTCGCGTCGTTCTGGCAGTCGCACCGGGTGCATCGGTCGCGGGTCGACGATGATGTGCTCGCTCGGCGCATGCTCGCCGCGCTCGACGCGCTGCCGGGTGTGCGAGCCGCCGTCGGCCCGCCCGATCTCGACCAGGCTGGAGCGAAGGCGCGCGTTGGGCCGCGTGGGGCGCCGCCCGACCAACGCGTCGAGGCGCGCGTCGTTCCCGTTACAGCGGACTGGTTCGATATCTTCCGTGTTGCCGCGGCGCACGGCCGCCTCCTAACGGTCCGCGACTGGAAGGACGGTCCGCCGTACGACGTGGTGTTGACGGCGTCGTTGGCGCGCAAATTGTTCGGCACTGACGACGCAGCGGACCGCACCCTCGACGGCGTGTTCGGCCGGCCCGCTCTGCGTGTGGTCGGGATACTCCGCAATCTCGCGGGCAATCACGCGCCCGACACGCCGAAGGACATCGCCTTCGTGACCTACGACTATCCACCGGCCGGCAGCGATGGATTCAGCGTGGTGCTACGCGCATCGCATCCGGATGCCGCGCTCCGCGCGCAAGTGCGAAACGCGCTCGCGCAAATTTTCCCCGACCAGACGATCGAGCAACCGATGCTGCTGTCGGCCGCCGGAGCGCATCGCGATCAGCGAACGCTCAGTGGGATGGTGCGAAGCTCGCCTACAACCTGA
- a CDS encoding GNAT family N-acetyltransferase yields the protein MSRIIPDGWFFATDPSDRTIATAMCLHNYTGRSPFTGDVGWVACHPEHRGRRLGLCLTAHATRRFLDAGYTAIQLHTESYRLAALKTYLTLGYVPSIASDEASVAWEKACRTLRWPFTPDAWETPA from the coding sequence CTGAGCCGCATCATCCCGGACGGTTGGTTCTTCGCGACCGATCCGTCGGACCGGACCATCGCCACAGCGATGTGCCTGCACAACTACACGGGCCGCTCGCCCTTCACGGGCGACGTGGGCTGGGTGGCGTGTCATCCGGAGCACCGCGGCCGGCGGCTCGGGCTTTGCCTAACGGCGCACGCGACCCGGCGCTTCCTCGACGCGGGCTATACGGCGATCCAGCTGCACACCGAGTCGTATCGGCTTGCGGCACTCAAGACCTATCTGACGCTGGGTTACGTGCCGTCGATCGCGTCCGATGAGGCGTCAGTCGCGTGGGAGAAGGCGTGCAGGACCCTCCGGTGGCCGTTCACGCCAGACGCCTGGGAGACACCTGCCTAA